The following are encoded together in the Glycine max cultivar Williams 82 chromosome 8, Glycine_max_v4.0, whole genome shotgun sequence genome:
- the LOC100801057 gene encoding glycine-rich protein 5, giving the protein MASRFLLLALLGALVCTVIDARKLGSEKGSFRDEKNFFHRPGFGGGGGGGFGGGGGGGLGGGAGGGLGGGAGGGFGAGAGAGAGAGAGGGAGGGFGGGGGGGFGSGGGVGGGSGFGGGAGFGGGAGAGGGLGGGGGGGFGGGGGGGLGGGAGGGFGGGAGAGAGAGAGGGFP; this is encoded by the coding sequence ATGGCTTCTAGGTTTCTTCTTCTTGCTCTTCTTGGTGCCCTTGTTTGCACCGTTATTGATGCTAGGAAGCTTGGGAGTGAGAAGGGTTCGTTTAGGGATGAGAAGAACTTCTTTCATCGTCCAGGGTTTGGAGGAGGAGGTGGAGGCGGTTTTGGCGGTGGCGGAGGAGGAGGGTTGGGTGGAGGTGCAGGAGGAGGGTTGGGTGGTGGTGCAGGAGGAGGGTTTGGTGCTGGTGCTGGTGCCGGTGCCGGTGCCGGTGCCGGTGGTGGAGCCGGAGGAGGGTTTGGAGGAGGCGGTGGTGGAGGATTTGGCAGCGGAGGTGGAGTTGGTGGAGGATCAGGGTTTGGAGGAGGAGCCGGGTTTGGTGGTGGTGCCGGTGCTGGTGGCGGACTtggaggaggtggtggtggagggtTTGGAGGCGGCGGTGGCGGTGGACTCGGCGGTGGTGCCGGTGGAGGATTTGGTGGTGGAGCTGGAGCTGGAGCTGGAGCTGGAGCTGGTGGTGGATTTCCATGA